The nucleotide sequence GAAGAGCCTAGGTTCTTTTGGTGATCAGTTGCTTGGGAGAGATCTTGATTTTTATAGACCACAGTCTCTTGGTTTGGTTCAGAATTCCTATAGACTCCAGAGTCTTGTGTAAAGCCTGAACTCCTCTGAAGATCAGAAGTTTGGGTAAATGGTGTTTTCTTGTGGAGGCCAGGGTGTTGGGTGAGACATGGGCTCCTAAGGATACCCCCTTCTTGAGTCAGACCTGTGTTCTTTTGGGGGTGGGTATCTTGAGTAATGCCTGAATTCTTGTGGAGGCCAAAGTCTTGAGAAGGGCTTGGATTCTGGCATAGATAAGAATCTTGGAGAAGGCCTGGGAAATCATGTAGGCCTTGATTTTGAGCAAGACCTGGGTTCTTGTGGAGGCCTGGATCTGGGGTAAGGCCTGGGTTCTTGTGGAGGTCTGGGTTTTGGGCAAGGTCCAGATTCCTGGGAACTCTGGAGTCTTTTGAAGGGCACGGGGTCCTTTGAAGGCCAGAATGTTGGGTAAGGCCTAGACTCTCACGACATTCAGGGCATTGGGGTTGGATCAGGGGTTGGGAAATGGTGGCGAACAGGGAAGGGATGGGGAAGTGGGAAGTGGGGATGGACTGAGGAGACTTGGAGGTTGCAAGAACAGTAGGGGTTTGTATTAAGGTGGAGGGCCTCTGATGGTTGGTGGGTTGAGGAGGAACAAAGGATCTGGGAGGAACGAGAGGCAGGGAAAGAGTGCACGGTGGAGAAAGGGTGCATACTGAGCTCTGGGCAGTGGTTGTAGAATGAAAGCAAGGCTTGACACATGCAGTATCCCGGGAGTAGACAAGGAATTTGGGGTAGACTGGAGCCTGGGAGTCTGTCTTCTTCTCAGAACTGCAAGGATGGAAGCTGCAGTAAGGGGAATTCTTGGTCTGGGGGAACTTATCTTTGGCGTCATCTGAGATCTTCCATTCCATATCCCCTAACTCCAGGTAGCCCAGTATGGATCCTGCAGGAAGCTTGGCACTATCCCCACTGCGTTGCTTTGTTTGCTCAGATATACCAGAACTCCCCAGGTCCTGACCCTCCTGGGGCCTGAAGAGGGTAGCCAAGTCTTTTCTTGAATACTCAGGGTTCTGGGGGCTGGACATATGGAAGAAGTTCTGCTTTGCCCTGCGGGCATCATAGACCACATGGCCAGTGGAGAGGTCATGGCTGAAGGCAGGTCGGGGAGAGGGTATAGGAGTTATGATAGgggcaggggtggtggcagggacAGGATCAGAGACAGGAGTGGTAGTCAGGGCCATGACCAGTgctggggcaggggcgggggcagAGGCTGGGACAGGGGCTGGTGTAGGAGCTAGGACAGGAGTACTGTGTGGGGCAAGAGTTCCGGGAGGAGCTGGGGCAGAGGTTGGGACAGGAACCGAGCTACAGACTAGATGAGAGTGGTCTGGGATATACGCTGGGGCATGGGCTGAGGTGTACTCAGGGGCATGGGCCTGGGGGTGGGCTGGGGCAGGCATAGGAGCCTGGGCTGGGGAGTGGGCTGGGGCAAGGGATGAGGTGTGCTCAAGGGCATGGGCCTGGGGGTGGGCTGGGGCACGCATAGGAGCCTGGGCTGGGGCATGGGCTGAGGTGTGTTCAGGGCTGTGGGCCTGGGAGTGAGTATGCTCAGGGGTGTGGAGCGGAGCGTGGGTTTGGGCCTGGGCTGATGTATGGGCTTCAGTGTGAGCTGAGGCCTGGGCTGGGGTAGGGGCCGAGGTGTGGGCTTGGATGTGGGCTGGAGTCTGAGCTGGGGTAGGGGCCAAGGTGTGGGCTTGGGCCTGGGCTGAGGTGTCCTGGGCCTGGGAGTGGGTGCCCTCGGGGGTGCAGGCTTTGGAGTGGGTCCAGGAGTGGGCAGGGGTGTGCACAGAAGTGTGGGCCGTGGCATGGATCCAGGAGTGGGTGAGGGTGTGCACAGGAGTGTGGGTTGGGGAGTGGACCTGGGCCTGAGGTGGAGCCTGGGCTGGGGCACAGTCTGGGGTCTTAGTCTGGCTGTCCTGGGGCAGGCGGCATGGACCCATGTCCAACTTGCTCATCTTTGGGAACTGGGAAGACGTCTGTGGCGTGGAGAGCGAGGAGGCTTGAGCCTTTAAGGCTGTGACCTGAGGGGCCTCCCCCACTCCCATCATCTCCTCCTTGTACAGTCCCCATGGAGACTCCCTGGGAACCCTGGCACGTCCACATTTAGGTGGCATCCAGCAGCATGCAGAAACCTTCTCATCATTCGTGTCTGGCATCCAGGAGTCAAGATGGTTAACGTGCCTGGGCAGGAAGCCTGGGCGATGATGGACGCGGGAAGAGACTTTTGAGCACAGGTTCTTGGGATCCACGGAGGAGCGAATACATATGGGATGGCTGCCGCTGCGTTGCTTGTCTGCAGGGAGAGGTAGGATGGGACAATGCTCTGGTTCCCTAGGGACTGAGAACTGGGCCAGGGATAGGAGAAAGGGGACAGGCCCATATCCCTGGGAGCCCACACAGGGGCCCACTCacctttgggaaaaaaatgatggAACAGAATCCGCAAGGAGCTCTTCAGATGCTTCCAGAGCTGAGGGGAGCGGGAGGGCGGGTGAGTCCGGAAGCAGAGTGAGCCCCTAAGTCCAACTCTTGTCTGGCCACACCCCaacagccctcccacctcagccccttcaAGACCCCAGGGCTCCCCCAACCCTGCTACCCAGATCCTGCCCTGACCAGAGTCACCACATTGATCCACACGTTGAGCAAGATGAAGCTGCCCAGAAGAAGAAGAATCGAGTCTCCTAAGTCTTGGCACTTCCTGGGGTTGTTGCCAGAGCACACCTGGGCCCCATGATAGGCTCGCTCACCCATGGCCTGGGGTCCCAGGACTGCCTGGGCCCCCGGTCCTCACACAGTCACTAGGAGGAAGACTCCTGTTGTTGGGGAGGGGGTGGACTGAGTCATAATGAGGCAGGTGGTCAGGATCACAATGAGGAAGGTCGAGGAAGAGGAGGGCCCAGGGTGGAACTCTCTGGTAACCAGGTTTGGGTAACCAGGTATGGACAgtcaaacagggtctggaggccAGTGACCCTCTCCTGTTTCTCCATTGTTCCCTACTGCTGGGtgactcactcactcactcactcattccatcactccctccctccctccctccctccctccctcccttcctttctttttttttttttttttgagatggagtctcgatctgtcgtccaggctggagtgcagtggtgcgatttcggctcactgcaatctccactttccaggttcaagcgattctctggctcagcctcctgagtggctatagctgggactacaggcacacgacatccggctaatttttgtatttttcgtagagatggggtttctttctttcttttttttttgaggtggagtctcactctgtcacccaggctggagtgcagtggcatgatctcggctcactgcaagctccacctcctgggttgatgtcattctcctgcctcagcctcctgagtagctgcgactacaggcgcccgccaccacacctggctaatttttttgtattttttagtagagacggggtttcactgtgttagccaggatggtctcgatctcctgacctcgtgatctgcccgcctcggcctcccagagtgctgggattacaagcgtgagtcactgcgcctggctgagatggggtttctttctttttttttgaaatggattctctctctgtcacccaggttggagtgcagtggtgtgacctcagttcactgcaacctctgcctcctgggcaagcgattctcttgcctcagcctcccgagtagctgtgactacaggtgcgtgccaccacactaggctaattttttgtattttttttagtagagacggggtttcaccgtgttagccaggatggtctcaatctcctgacctcataatctgcccgtctcagcctcccaaagtgctgggattataggcatgcaccactgcacccaaccaagacggggtttcatcatgttggccaggctggtcccgaactcctggcctcaagtgatctgcctcctcggccttccaaagtgctgtacaggtgtgagccattgtgcccggccactCCTGCAGCTTCATTTCAGAATCCTGAACCCTTCACCCCTTGACtacaccagagactgggaagaccTCCGCCTCAGAGCCCTGGGGGAGGCCTGGCTGGAATCCAGAGCCTCGGCCTGGTCCTGTACTATGAGCTAAGTAAATCCCAAAGAGCCCCACCTGAGACATTGACTTCAGAATCCAGACCTGATCCTTTCTGGGAACAGGGAGAATAGAGAGCCCGGGTGGTTGTCGTCAGCCAGTGCAGGATCTATGTAGTGCATGGTGCGGACCAGGAGGGCCTGCTGGCAGCCGCATGGCCACTAAACCAAGGGGTGCCTCGCACCAAGAAGGGGACACTGGTTTCTCATTTCAGGAAGCCAAGGGCAGGGACCCAGGCTGGCCGAAGGAGTGGCACTCCTACGCAACAGACCACCACAGTGTTTCTTGGACTCTGTTTCCCTTTATTCTTCTCTCTCCATGCCCTGCCCCGCGCCCCATATCCCCCTGCTGGTCAGTTGAGTTTCCCGGTCTGGCTCCTGTGCAGAGAGGGCCTTGAGGAGGTGGTGGAAGCCGGTGGCAGTGAGCTGGACCTGGCTCCGCTCTCCTGCACCTGCCGCTTCAGCTCCAGGCTGTCGTACACCTGATAGTTGGCATTGCCCCCTGGATTCCGGCTGAGTGGGACGAACATGGTCGGGGGTGGGGCAGGATCTGCAACCTGGACTTTGGGCCGGGGCTTGGAGGAATGAGGAACCCGTACTGAGCCTGGGGCTGGGGTCCGTTGGTGGGAGGCCTCGCCCAACACCgtgagggaggcagaggtagtcAGAGGACGCCGGGCGGGCAGAGCCTCAGCCCAGTCGGCTGCCCAGCGCTGCACTTCATGGGGGTCCCGGGAGCTGTAGCCCAAGGGTTCCGTGGATGACTGGCCGTGAGTGTGACCAAGCAGACTCCGCCGGTGGGACTGTGGGGAGTGGTGCTCCCGGCAGCCCTGGGCCTCGGGCCGGGCGTTCCGGGACACCAAGTTAGGGGGGCGCTCAAAGCCCTCCATGCCACGCCGCCGCTGATCCCAGGAGTCATACAGTGTCCGGCCCACTGAGGGGTAAGGGCTGTGCCCCCTGGGGACCCAAGCGGGGTTAGGGGGCAGCCGGCGGGGAGGTGGTGGAGACGAGACCCACTGCTCAGCCTCCACATTGCCCCACAGTCGGGACTGGGAACCGTGGGGCCCATAGGACTGCAGCCTCAGCTCAGACTTGGCCTCTACACGCTTGGGCATGCAGCGCAGCTCAGGTGACAGGTAGAGAGAGGGTGGTGGCAGACTGGCCAGGATACCACCCTGGTGGCCCCACAGTCCCACATTGGAGGGCAGACCGGCTCTCTGATAAAACCCACCCCAGCCGCGACGTGGGTACTTGGGATACGGGAAGGGCAGGTTGTCCTGCTCCTCCAGGTAGGAATCCAGGTCCTCCTGATCAAAGAAGGGCACTCGGTGTCGTCGTGACATCTTTTGGCTGCGATGTGGGTGATGGAAGACTGAGCGGCTATGGGGGATTTGTCTGTAGTTCTGCGACTGCTGCTGGTGGTTGCAGCAGCGACAGCGACCACGGCGGGCgtgggggcggcggcggcggcgatgATGAAGACAGCAAAGACTGCTGCTGTGATGGCTGGAGAAAcggtggcaggagaaagaggagTACCGTGTGGGTCGGGCCATCTTCACCTGCACAGGGTCCAGGATGCAGTGGATGTGGACGTCCTGAGCCTTGTCTGGGGGACCACTGGGGGGACTTTCGCTGGCCTGAATTTCATCTGGGGAAGGCAAGAATCTATGAAGTCAGGGCAATTGTCAGAAGAGCTCAAGGTTGGGAACACTGGGGCCTGTGTTTCTAGGGCCATTGTCAGGGGCGGGGATGGGGGTCCCCTACCTCTCCAGCAGCCACACTTACTTTTCCGAGTAGTCCAATCAATCATCTTGTCTAAGGCGTTCTGGAGTCCATGCCACATCTGGGGCAGAGTGGCAGAGAGTGAAGGCCAGGCCCTCCACGCCCAgcaccaccacccctgcccctgccccagtcTAGACCGCACCTGCAGGTGGAGATGTAGGCTGCAGCTGGCTCCCACCCTCAGCCCTCTTCACCCCCAGAGATGGTCCACAATCATCACTGACCATAGTTGTCACGTTGATGCCAATGTTGACAAGAACGATGAGGCCCAGCAGCAGGAATAAGATGTCCTCGGCATCGTGGGGGCTTTCTTGGTATTGATTGCAACATCCCAGGGTGTTATGCCATAGCTGGTTTTCCATGGAGGGGGGGGGTCCTAGGGCCACCTGGGccacccccctccacccccacccccagccccaaccCACACTGCACTCATGCCAATCCCCGGAGATCACTACAAGCTGGTAAGGGAGCCAGGTCACAATGAGGTGAGCTAGCGAGAGTCACAATGTAGAGGTGGCAGCTTTTATCCATTCTGCTGGTCCCTTCTACCGCTATCTCCAGCCGTGGCTCCTACTTGGTAGAGCCCGGTCCCCAGATATCCCAGATCTTAGTCTGTTCCTCTGTCTCCATGAGGCTTGCTTAACCCCACACCTGGTTCCTGAGCTGAAGACAAGGTAGTTAGAGAATGACAGTCATCACAGGGGTTGAAGCATGCATAAGATATGTCctgtttcattgttcttttgAGACATTATGGCAACTTACATAGCCTGTTGGTGTGCCTTCCCCCATGGTTACTTTGGGGCCAGCAGCTAGGGTGACTAGATGGGCGGGTGACACTAAGAGTCCCCTCAGGCATCACCCTGCTGTACTAGTCCCTCCCTACTCTGTCCATTTCCCTGTCAAAATTCCTCTAGCTCCCATCTCTGCCCAACTCTTCCTGGCCAGAGAATCCAGCCCTAGGTGTTGGTGGTCCGTGAGCCCACCAGCCCCTTCGTCACACTGACGTCTGCCTCACTGAGGTTGCTGCCTCTGCCAGGAACCAACCCCAGCCGTGGTTTCTCCATCCTAACCACCTGCACTCCCACCAACCCACCCTTACATGGTGAAAAATAGTTAAGCTACTACCTTAGGAaaacccaggctgggcacagtggctcatgcctgtaatcccagcactttgggaggccgaggcgggtggatcacctgaggtcaggagttccaaactggccaacatagtgaaaccccgtctctattaaaaacacaaaaattagctgggcgtggtggtgcatgtctgtagtcccagctactcgggaggctgaggcaggagaatcacttgaacccaggaggtggaggctgcagcaaactgagatctcgccattgcactccagcctgggtggcacattgaaactctgtctcccgaaagaaagaaagaaagaaagagagagagagaaaacccgccatggctcacacctgtaatcccaggcaggtggatcacctgaggtcaggagttggagaccagcctggccaacatggagaaacctctactaaaaatacaaaaattagctgggcgtggtgacgggtgcctgtaatcccagctacttgggaggctgagtcaggagaatcacttgaacctgggaggtggaggttgcagtgagccgagattgtgccattgcactccagcctgggtgacagagcttgacagtctcaaaacaaacaaacaaacaacccaacaacaacaacaacaaacacatgCAATAAACAAAGCACAAAATAGATGTAATTGTTAATATGCCAAAAAGAGTGTTTGACTTAAAACAGGTGCATCACTGGGGTCTGTGGCACCCTGGAGACTGCAAGCCATTTGTTCACACAGTGAACCACTCAGCAGAAAGGCCAGTGAGTATTTCCCATCCAGCCTCCAaacacatagtagatgttcaatataTATCCACTGAATGCAATCCATTGAAAATGATCAGTAACATTAGTTGAATGAGAGAACCAGGGCCATTTGCAAACGGGCCATCTGCTCACATTCCAGGAATCTGTCTAGAGTGGAAGGTGAAGTCCAGTTCCCTCAGCCCGGGCTCATGCACCTGATTGCTTGTTCCCAAgtggtatgtgtgtgcatgtgcttgtGATCCCAGTTGTCTAGGAGAAGGGCAGGGCCTGAGTTCGAGTTTCTGAGTTCACACGGCGAACTGGGGAAGGTGGGAGATTCTGGTGGGTCACGCTGGCTCTGCAGCAATGGGATGGAGCATCTGAAGCCATGAGCTTGATCCTCAGTGTCTGTGTAACCATGTGCAAGACGCTTACCTTCTTTGAACTTAGTCTCCTCACTGGTGACATAGTGAATTAATCAAAGGAGTGAGGTCACAGAGGGCTGTGATGTTACAGTGAGGTATCTCTTGAGGGAGTCCCCAatacttcttttattattttgagatggagtcttgctctgtcactcaggttggagtgcagtggtgccatctcagctcactgcaagctccacctcccgggttcacgccattctcttgcctcagcctccctagtagctgggactacaggcgcctgccactgtgcccggctaattttttttttttttttttttgtattctttagtagagacagggtttcaccatgttagccaggatggtcttgatctccagacctcatgatccacctgcctcggcttcccaaagtgctgggattacaggcgttagccaccgcgcccagccaagggtCCTCCCAATATTTCATCCTCTGCTCCAGTCCTTCTTGAGTATAGGATCTTCAGGGTAAACAGGGAACTGTGAGGGACTAGACGCCCTCTCAGCCATCCCTCCCTAAATAAATAGGGCTTACGTGGGAACCAGGCCTCACCTGTGGCTGCAGCCTAACCCTGGGCTCTGGCAGGCACCAGCCTTCTAAGGAGCTAGGGCCATGGAGATGGAGATCTCTCCTGTAGCACAGGACTGCACTACAGGCCCTGGAGTAGAATTTAGGGGCTTCTCCGTGCACTAAAGAAAACAAGGTATTaacggggcatggtggtgcctgttgtcccagctactcaggaggctgaggcaggaagattgcttgaactcaggaggttgaatctccagtgagccatgatcgcaccacagcctgggtgacagagcaagaccctgtctcagaagagGGGTAGGaaacaggcctggcacagtggcttatgcctgtaatcccagcactttcagaggttgAGGTAGGCGGATCgattgagcccacgagtttgagaccagcctaggcaaagcagtgaaacccaatctctacaaaaactagtGGCGCAGCCAGGGAGGGGTGGCCTACACCTAttatcccagcgctttgggaggccgaggaaggcagatcacctgaggtcaggagttcaagaccagcctggccagcacatgacgaaaccccatttgcactaaaaatacaaaaattaaccgggcgtggtggttcactcctgtattcctagctacttgggaggctgaaggcaggagaattggttgaacctgggaggcagaggttgcagtgagccaagattatgtcattgcagtccagcctgggtgacaagaataggactctgtcttaaaaacaaaaacaaccacacacacacaaaaaaaccaaccaaataaaaaacaacaacaaaaacaaacaactagtggcccatgcctgtagtcctagctactcaggaggctgaggtgggaggcagttgggactgcagtgagctgtgattgcaccactgcactccagcctgggcaacagagcaagaccctgtctcaaaaaaaaaaaaaaaaagaaaaggaaagaaaacaaggtaGAGGCAGGTGAGAGCCTTCGAACCCAGAGGGCCTGGGAAAGGCTGAGGACAGGGATAGGCCTTTGAGGCAAAAGGTTGATGAGGGTCCTCAGGGCTCAGGGCCCTGTGGCCAGGGACAGCATTCTCTTCACAGCCACAGCTTCTAGGTGTTGTGTGGGCCCTGGCACCCCAACACCACCACAGATcacctcctctctcctttttatttttttccagtcacCTCCCAGTCAGGGAACGGTACACCCAATTCTTGCTTGTCCCCTCGGCAGTGCTGGATCCGGAGGCCAGAGGGTAGCAGCGGGACagggcctccacctcccgggtcagCTCCCGTAGCCGCCGCCTCACGTCCCGGGCATCATACACTATTCGGCCTGAGGAGCGGCACCGGGAAAATTCAGGGACGACTGCTGGGCCCAGGATGGGAGCTGGGACAGGCTGGTACTGAGCCGCCTCTGCCTCTGGCACCGCCCCCTCCCCACTGTTCTTGTGGCTAGGAGCCtcagggctgggaggtggggggttCACAGAATACACATAGGCCCTTAGGCCCAGCTGGGACCGCATGTCTGTTTTGAGGGGCCTTTCCTCTATGGTAGGCTGGAAGCGGATGGTCTGGGGAGGGGGCTCCTGGGGGTCCTGAGTCCAGGGAACCCAGGTCCCCTGAGTGCGTTGGAAGCCTTCCCAGTCCTCAGGGCCATCCCAGTGGTAGGAGCATATGGCTGGGTACTGATAGGGCTTCTCGTCATCAGTGTCAGGAGCCCAAGCTACTGGGCAGTGAGCACAGTGTGTGGGAGAGCCTCGACGGCGATGGCGGCGAGCTGGGGGCGGGGTCACAGTCATCTTCACGGGGTCCATGGTGCACCGAAGATGGACTGCAGGGGAACTCTGCTTCTTAGAGGGCTGGGTCTGCTTTCCGAGTGAGGATGACTTAGGAGCTTCTGTGGATGGGGAGAGGTGAGACTAGTGGGGAGGCCAGCTCCTACAGGCATGGAGAGGCAGGGCCCAGGGAGGGCAGCCGCACAGCTATGGTGTCTGAGAGGGGCGAGCAAGAAGGGAAGGGGCTAATTTAGGGCTGAGGCTAGAGCGCCTGATTTCTGCCCCTCCTGTGCCCCAGTCCCCACACCTGCTTACCTTTCTCACAAATGGTATCATGGAACACTTGGTATAAGACGCCACGGAATCGGCTCCAGAGCTAGGTGGGGGAAGACACAGTGATCCCAGGCAGGCCCTGGCCGGCAGGCCTGCCCCCACcatcccaccagctccctcccacccGGCCCCACCCTGACCAGGGTCACTATATTGATGCTAATGTTAATGCAGATGATGAGGCCCAGCAGCAACAGGACAGAGTTGCCCAGGTCCTGGCAGCTGTTGGTGTTGCAGTTGTGATACGAGGCCCAATCGGGCCTCGGCCGCTCAGCCATGGCCATGGGGTCCCTAGGACCACCAGGGCCCTTACGCCCCCAGCCCACTGTGCCCACAGTGTCCACTGACTGCCTGCCTGTCCCTGAGGGTCTTGGGAGTGAACGGGTCACAATGGTGCCAGGCCACTCCCCTACAGTGTGCCAAGGGACTACCCTGAGTCCTGGACCTGTGGCTGACCCTCTTGCCTGAGCCCAGGCCTTGGCAGAGAACATACCTCTCACCTCACATGCCTCTGCTGAGTTAGCTGCCTACACCGGCCCGCTGGGCCTCCGGCCTGTTTGACATCTGCCCCCATCAGCCCTTGTCCTTCCACTACAGAACCACACCAGGCTCCAGTCTCGGCATAGACACGGGTCCTGACGTTCATTTGCCAGACATATTACCGTGGCAACCAGACCCCAGCACCCACTCCCCCTTCCTCTCAGACCTCAGAGCTGGTCACTGAAAAGAAGGGCTGGGGGTCAGGACCCCTCCTCCCTCGTCATTTCCCCAGGGCTTGTTTCTTCAGAGACTGCCCTCCCCACAACAGAGCAGGCACAACCAACAgttaaacttttatatttacaatattctcttcatcttttgccaggtttaaaaatgtgtacagaGCCGCAAAGGGTTGGGGTAGGGATAAGGGATTGTCGGGATTGTTTTGGGGAGAGGAGCTGGGCATTGGAGTCCGTGGCTGAATCATGGGGTCCCCCAGCCCCCCTCCCATGCCCCA is from Macaca thibetana thibetana isolate TM-01 chromosome 16, ASM2454274v1, whole genome shotgun sequence and encodes:
- the SPEM3 gene encoding LOW QUALITY PROTEIN: uncharacterized protein SPEM3 (The sequence of the model RefSeq protein was modified relative to this genomic sequence to represent the inferred CDS: deleted 1 base in 1 codon): MGERAYHGAQVCSGNNPRKCQDLGDSILLLLGSFILLNVWINVVTLLWKHLKSSLRILFHHFFPKDKQRSGSHPICIRSSVDPKNLCSKVSSRVHHRPGFLPRHVNHLDSWMPDTNDEKVSACCWMPPKCGRARVPRESPWGLYKEEMMGVGEAPQVTALKAQASSLSTPQTSSQFPKMSKLDMGPCRLPQDSQTKTPDCAPAQAPPQAQVHSPTHTPVHTLTHSWIHATAHTSVHTPAHSWTHSKACTPEGTHSQAQDTSAQAQAHTLAPTPAQTPAHIQAHTSAPTPAQASAHTEAHTSAQAQTHAPLHTPEHTHSQAHSPEHTSAHAPAQAPMRAPAHPQAHALEHTSSLAPAHSPAQAPMPAPAHPQAHAPEYTSAHAPAYIPDHSHLVCSSVPVPTSAPAPPGTLAPHSTPVLAPTPAPVPASAPAPAPALVMALTTTPVSDPVPATTPAPIITPIPSPRPAFSHDLSTGHVVYDARRAKQNFFHMSSPQNPEYSRKDLATLFRPQEGQDLGSSGISEQTKQRSGDSAKLPAGSILGYLELGDMEWKISDDAKDKFPQTKNSPYCSFHPCSSEKKTDSQAPVYPKFLVYSRDTACVKPCFHSTTTAQSSVCTLSPPCTLSLPLVPPRSFVPPQPTNHQRPSTLIQTPTVLATSKSPQSIPTSHFPIPSLFATISQPLIQPQCPECRESLGLTQHSGLQRTPCPSKDSRVPRNLDLAQNPDLHKNPGLTPDPGLHKNPGLAQNQGLHDFPGLLQDSYLCQNPSPSQDFGLHKNSGITQDTHPQKNTGLTQEGGILRSPCLTQHPGLHKKTPFTQTSDLQRSSGFTQDSGVYRNSEPNQETVVYKNQDLSQATDHQKNLGSSKDSGGHKDTSNVQDSGVCSTLGLTEDSGSRKGPYVAQDSEVNKSSGVIQESCLRKSPGLVQTSGLPKCSGLTQDSGDYKNPGLIQDWGGHKVKGLTQDFNLPSLTQATKDERRFSPPQDVGVYRSSEHRQDSNLHKCPGINQDPGPHKDPALVQDSGLPKISGLTQESGPYKNSCLIPDPGLHKNPSPALGSDSVQLLSPLQTPKSTLSPMKSFVPEKAAQKEDAQRHVLWAPVQLNQNSFSSKVQVVSSDLQTFSEVPVLIELQSSSRQAGSQHRVYHPVDTVPSGYQNYRQMSMPSQINWKSHCPGPGTRAGHVVFDARQRQLAVGNDKCEALSPRRLRQEAPSNSGKPPRSGDIRM
- the SPEM1 gene encoding spermatid maturation protein 1, with the translated sequence MAMAERPRPDWASYHNCNTNSCQDLGNSVLLLLGLIICINISINIVTLLWSRFRGVLYQVFHDTICEKEAPKSSSLGKQTQPSKKQSSPAVHLRCTMDPVKMTVTPPPARRHRRRGSPTHCAHCPVAWAPDTDDEKPYQYPAICSYHWDGPEDWEGFQRTQGTWVPWTQDPQEPPPQTIRFQPTIEERPLKTDMRSQLGLRAYVYSVNPPPPSPEAPSHKNSGEGAVPEAEAAQYQPVPAPILGPAVVPEFSRCRSSGRIVYDARDVRRRLRELTREVEALSRCYPLASGSSTAEGTSKNWVYRSLTGR
- the SPEM2 gene encoding uncharacterized protein SPEM2 isoform X1, whose product is MENQLWHNTLGCCNQYQESPHDAEDILFLLLGLIVLVNIGINVTTMMWHGLQNALDKMIDWTTRKNEIQASESPPSGPPDKAQDVHIHCILDPVQVKMARPTRYSSFSCHRFSSHHSSSLCCLHHRRRRRPHARRGRCRCCNHQQQSQNYRQIPHSRSVFHHPHRSQKMSRRHRVPFFDQEDLDSYLEEQDNLPFPYPKYPRRGWGGFYQRAGLPSNVGLWGHQGGILASLPPPSLYLSPELRCMPKRVEAKSELRLQSYGPHGSQSRLWGNVEAEQWVSSPPPPRRLPPNPAWVPRGHSPYPSVGRTLYDSWDQRRRGMEGFERPPNLVSRNARPEAQGCREHHSPQSHRRSLLGHTHGQSSTEPLGYSSRDPHEVQRWAADWAEALPARRPLTTSASLTVLGEASHQRTPAPGSVRVPHSSKPRPKVQVADPAPPPTMFVPLSRNPGGNANYQVYDSLELKRQVQESGARSSSLPPASTTSSRPSLHRSQTGKLN
- the SPEM2 gene encoding uncharacterized protein SPEM2 isoform X2, with translation MWHGLQNALDKMIDWTTRKNEIQASESPPSGPPDKAQDVHIHCILDPVQVKMARPTRYSSFSCHRFSSHHSSSLCCLHHRRRRRPHARRGRCRCCNHQQQSQNYRQIPHSRSVFHHPHRSQKMSRRHRVPFFDQEDLDSYLEEQDNLPFPYPKYPRRGWGGFYQRAGLPSNVGLWGHQGGILASLPPPSLYLSPELRCMPKRVEAKSELRLQSYGPHGSQSRLWGNVEAEQWVSSPPPPRRLPPNPAWVPRGHSPYPSVGRTLYDSWDQRRRGMEGFERPPNLVSRNARPEAQGCREHHSPQSHRRSLLGHTHGQSSTEPLGYSSRDPHEVQRWAADWAEALPARRPLTTSASLTVLGEASHQRTPAPGSVRVPHSSKPRPKVQVADPAPPPTMFVPLSRNPGGNANYQVYDSLELKRQVQESGARSSSLPPASTTSSRPSLHRSQTGKLN